From a region of the Helianthus annuus cultivar XRQ/B chromosome 5, HanXRQr2.0-SUNRISE, whole genome shotgun sequence genome:
- the LOC110943148 gene encoding protein phosphatase 1 regulatory subunit INH3 yields MSRPTRQSATTSSTTTTATTTITLEPPAPSQTTTLTLTLNPRKKKVTWKEGTVDNEFMQKKSSKKCCIFHKEKPFDEDTSDDEDCHDHDHDHDCGGSKKEDDGASTS; encoded by the coding sequence ATGTCAAGACCTACAAGACAATCAGCAacaacatcatcaacaacaacaacagcaaccaCCACCATAACCCTAGAACCACCAGCTCCGTCGCAAACAACAACCCTAACGCTAACCCTCAACCCTAGGAAGAAGAAGGTGACGTGGAAAGAAGGTACCGTCGATAACGAATTCATGCAGAAGAAAAGCTCCAAGAAATGCTGCATCTTTCACAAAGAAAAACCCTTCGATGAAGATACCAGCGACGATGAAGATTGTCATGATCATGATCATGATCATGATTGTGGCGGATCGAAGAAGGAGGATGACGGAGCATCGACGAGCTAG